One Deltaproteobacteria bacterium DNA segment encodes these proteins:
- the ugpB gene encoding sn-glycerol-3-phosphate ABC transporter substrate-binding protein UgpB — MRRSRLVLFIAVFVLGLAVTGAQAVTEIQWWHAHGGRLGEKVNAIAAGFNSLQSKYRVVPTYKGSYPDTMTAGIAAFRSKNPPHILQVFEVGTATMMAARGAIKPVYEVMAESGVPFDPNAYLSTVISYYTTPDGRMLSMPFNSSTPVLYYNKDAFRKAGLDPNKPPKTWPEVAEYARKLVKAGYSAGFSTAWISWIHLENFSAWHNVPFGTKQNGFGGLDTEFVFNGPLQVRHIQQLADWQKEKIFVYGGRRNLGNAKFSSEEVAMYTESSAGYAGFKKTCKFEFGTSMLPYWPDVPGAPQNTIIGGASLWVMAGHPAEDYRGVATFFGYLSSPSVQADWHQFTGYLPITTDAYYLTKGQGFYEKNPGMETALKQMTLHKPTENSRGLRFGNYVQERSIIYGELEAIFAGKKSAQEGLDDAVAAGNKLLRKFERAHK; from the coding sequence ATGAGAAGGTCTCGATTGGTTTTGTTCATTGCTGTTTTTGTTCTCGGCCTTGCCGTGACCGGTGCGCAGGCGGTCACTGAAATCCAGTGGTGGCATGCTCACGGGGGGCGGCTGGGGGAGAAGGTCAATGCCATTGCCGCGGGTTTCAATAGCCTGCAGAGCAAGTACCGGGTGGTACCGACATACAAGGGGAGCTATCCTGATACCATGACTGCCGGTATTGCGGCGTTCCGCTCAAAGAATCCGCCTCATATCCTTCAGGTCTTTGAGGTGGGGACGGCGACCATGATGGCGGCCAGGGGGGCCATCAAACCGGTTTATGAGGTAATGGCGGAATCGGGAGTGCCGTTTGACCCCAATGCCTATCTTTCCACGGTGATCAGCTACTACACCACACCCGACGGCAGGATGTTGTCCATGCCCTTCAACAGTTCGACCCCTGTCCTGTACTACAACAAAGATGCCTTCAGGAAGGCGGGCCTCGATCCGAACAAGCCGCCCAAGACATGGCCCGAGGTGGCCGAGTACGCGAGGAAACTGGTCAAGGCGGGCTACTCTGCCGGCTTCTCAACCGCGTGGATCTCCTGGATCCACCTCGAGAACTTCAGCGCATGGCACAATGTGCCGTTCGGAACCAAACAAAACGGTTTTGGTGGATTGGATACGGAGTTTGTCTTCAACGGACCCCTGCAGGTGAGGCATATCCAGCAACTGGCCGACTGGCAGAAGGAAAAGATATTCGTTTACGGTGGGCGGCGAAACCTTGGCAACGCCAAGTTCTCCTCCGAAGAAGTGGCCATGTACACGGAATCTTCAGCCGGGTATGCAGGTTTCAAGAAGACCTGCAAGTTCGAGTTCGGAACGAGCATGCTCCCCTATTGGCCGGATGTGCCCGGAGCTCCTCAGAACACGATTATCGGCGGCGCGAGCCTCTGGGTGATGGCCGGGCATCCCGCCGAGGATTACAGGGGTGTGGCAACCTTTTTCGGCTATCTCTCCTCACCTTCTGTCCAGGCCGACTGGCATCAGTTTACCGGATACCTGCCGATTACGACTGACGCCTACTACCTGACAAAGGGGCAGGGATTCTACGAGAAGAATCCGGGGATGGAAACCGCATTGAAGCAGATGACCCTCCACAAACCGACCGAAAACTCCAGAGGCCTGCGGTTCGGCAACTACGTGCAGGAGCGCAGCATCATCTACGGTGAGCTGGAAGCCATCTTTGCCGGAAAGAAGAGCGCGCAGGAGGGGTTGGACGACGCGGTGGCTGCCGGGAACAAGCTACTGCGCAAGTTTGAAAGAGCCCACAAATAG
- a CDS encoding stage II sporulation protein M — translation MEALAFYLRLVHSLRGDLLVCAALLFFGGLLCSPLVVEKQIRPLLVYPRWLWRRIQGWVHPGTPFLKMVALIFLLNAASLLVNIVSGMSGVLPFLFGFLIGLNVGVIVVEETGTWSLLGLVLNPVALLEFPATWISLSEGMELGLSVLGRFSFSGSLAVLDKGLTVYLALILPLLLVAAFTEVALIKWGARVGGKGRGTGPSGGTGVLRGP, via the coding sequence TTGGAAGCACTGGCATTCTACCTGCGCCTCGTGCACTCCCTGAGGGGGGATCTGCTGGTCTGTGCCGCACTCCTCTTTTTTGGAGGCCTTTTGTGTTCCCCCCTGGTGGTGGAGAAACAGATCAGGCCGCTGCTGGTCTATCCAAGGTGGCTGTGGCGCCGAATCCAGGGGTGGGTTCATCCGGGGACGCCTTTCTTGAAGATGGTGGCGCTGATCTTTCTTCTCAACGCCGCCTCCCTTCTTGTGAACATAGTCTCGGGGATGTCCGGCGTCCTCCCCTTCTTGTTCGGGTTTCTTATCGGACTGAATGTGGGGGTGATCGTCGTGGAAGAGACAGGCACGTGGAGTCTCCTGGGCCTTGTCCTCAACCCGGTGGCCCTTTTGGAGTTTCCTGCCACGTGGATCAGCCTTTCTGAGGGAATGGAGCTGGGGCTGTCTGTGCTCGGTCGCTTCTCCTTCTCAGGATCCCTTGCGGTGCTGGACAAAGGTCTGACCGTGTATCTGGCCCTCATCCTGCCTCTCCTGCTGGTTGCCGCCTTCACAGAAGTGGCCCTCATCAAATGGGGCGCGAGGGTTGGAGGGAAGGGGAGAGGAACAGGGCCCTCCGGGGGGACCGGCGTTCTGCGCGGCCCCTGA
- a CDS encoding CDP-alcohol phosphatidyltransferase family protein — MRITANQLTIIRIICLPIPCVLLYGGLAAKLVALSLFALLGFTDYLDGVLARRYGTTPFGTLFDPIADKIFITVIYIPFVQLGYVPLWAAFLLFLREFLITEIRRLLSRTKQELRVTELAKSKTTIQMGGAAFILLVYLVPDRRLVVALFCLPLAVAVVLAAVDLIRRGRIPHRTMLALGCFSYILAIAAVFPKRQSALLYMVVILGFTYASGLQYLRVFYSAWRETGGSLLGVFLRLITGFLVPMAALAMVRFVPEASWMVILILSFDFASQGLDIWVAALGREERTKERLKRMVMIPLALIAGVGFFAFTDVQTAATAFLWISLSLSGIYGAVDFYGHRQLLLASTSSS; from the coding sequence GTGAGAATCACGGCAAATCAGCTTACCATTATACGAATCATCTGTCTCCCCATTCCCTGCGTCCTTCTTTACGGGGGTCTTGCGGCAAAGCTCGTCGCCCTGTCTCTGTTCGCCCTGCTCGGATTCACCGACTATCTCGACGGAGTCCTGGCAAGACGTTACGGGACGACACCTTTTGGAACCCTTTTCGATCCCATAGCGGACAAGATCTTCATAACCGTCATTTACATCCCCTTTGTCCAACTCGGTTATGTTCCCCTCTGGGCGGCCTTTCTCCTCTTCCTTCGAGAGTTCCTCATCACGGAGATCCGGCGCCTTCTGAGCCGCACAAAACAGGAGCTCCGGGTGACTGAACTCGCCAAGTCGAAGACGACCATTCAAATGGGCGGGGCCGCCTTCATCCTCCTGGTCTATCTCGTCCCTGACAGGAGACTGGTTGTCGCCCTCTTCTGCCTTCCCCTCGCCGTCGCGGTGGTCCTTGCCGCCGTCGACCTGATCCGCCGGGGGAGAATACCGCACCGAACCATGCTGGCTCTCGGCTGTTTTTCATACATCCTGGCGATCGCGGCCGTCTTCCCGAAGAGGCAGAGCGCCCTCCTCTATATGGTAGTGATCCTGGGGTTCACCTACGCTTCCGGCCTGCAGTACCTGAGGGTCTTCTATTCTGCCTGGAGGGAAACCGGGGGGAGCCTCCTAGGGGTATTCCTCCGGCTTATCACCGGCTTTCTGGTCCCAATGGCCGCACTGGCCATGGTCCGTTTCGTTCCGGAAGCTTCATGGATGGTGATTCTCATTCTCTCATTCGATTTCGCCTCGCAGGGCCTGGATATCTGGGTTGCGGCCCTCGGCAGGGAAGAGAGAACCAAGGAGAGACTGAAGCGGATGGTGATGATCCCCCTGGCCTTGATCGCGGGGGTCGGATTTTTCGCCTTCACCGACGTCCAGACCGCTGCCACGGCGTTTCTATGGATTTCCCTCTCTCTGAGCGGTATCTACGGGGCGGTCGATTTCTACGGGCACCGGCAACTCCTTCTTGCCAGCACATCCTCATCTTAA
- a CDS encoding transglycosylase SLT domain-containing protein, translated as MANPFGFRSLTVGAVLSLTGFLVVSCSGVAVKGSSPGTPEPGSDPPGLQAGLEWTDLDWRVFAGPSGTGSTGPALDGDPSGAGEEAGGVAEGQGREDPGDKNGHSPDDVKEDENADQARLYDAIDFCQKSQDLWKAGRLDEAKKSLDQAYQSILDINRREDPEIAQQIDDLRFLISKRILEIYASRLNGVNGNYKEIPLVMNGYVEAEIKRFQTKDRDFFLQAYSRSGRYRPYIQEKLEEAGLPAELSWLPLIESGFKVRALSRSRALGLWQFIPSTGYKFGLRRNRWIDERMNVEKSTRAAIEYLKELHGIFGDWTTVLAAYNCGEGTVLREIRRQRINYLDDFWDLYGRLPRETARYVPRYLAVLHIIADPERYGFVLDGPDPPMAFEEVRIAKRVRLRDVARQIGVPEAMLVELNPELRYKVTPKGYSLRVPSGKGRLLLARLEKIPVYVPPKRRYVYHRVRRGETLSHIARRYHTSIRSIAKANGIVQRNFIRVGQKLKIPVR; from the coding sequence ATGGCAAATCCCTTCGGATTCAGAAGTCTGACCGTCGGTGCCGTCCTTTCTCTCACCGGCTTCCTCGTTGTTTCGTGTTCAGGTGTAGCCGTAAAGGGATCCTCCCCCGGGACCCCCGAACCCGGTTCGGATCCCCCCGGCCTACAGGCGGGTCTGGAATGGACGGATCTCGACTGGCGTGTTTTCGCCGGGCCCTCTGGTACCGGGTCGACAGGCCCGGCCCTGGATGGAGATCCGTCCGGGGCAGGAGAAGAGGCCGGCGGGGTTGCGGAGGGCCAGGGCCGCGAAGATCCTGGTGATAAGAACGGCCACTCTCCGGATGATGTCAAAGAAGATGAGAACGCCGACCAGGCGCGGCTCTACGATGCCATCGACTTCTGCCAGAAGTCTCAGGATCTCTGGAAGGCGGGCAGGTTGGACGAGGCCAAGAAGAGCCTCGACCAGGCCTACCAGTCGATACTGGACATCAATCGCAGGGAAGACCCTGAGATAGCCCAGCAGATAGATGATCTCCGCTTTCTCATATCCAAGAGGATTCTGGAGATCTACGCGTCCCGTCTCAATGGGGTGAATGGGAACTACAAAGAGATCCCTCTGGTCATGAACGGTTACGTGGAGGCGGAGATAAAGCGCTTCCAAACCAAGGACAGGGATTTCTTTCTCCAGGCCTATTCCCGGTCCGGCAGGTACCGTCCCTACATCCAGGAGAAACTCGAAGAGGCCGGCCTGCCTGCCGAACTCTCATGGCTCCCCCTGATTGAGAGCGGCTTCAAGGTGAGGGCCCTCTCCCGGTCCCGCGCTCTCGGCCTCTGGCAGTTCATCCCTTCCACGGGATACAAGTTCGGCCTGAGAAGGAACCGGTGGATCGACGAGCGGATGAATGTGGAAAAGTCGACCAGGGCCGCCATCGAATATCTGAAAGAGCTTCACGGGATCTTCGGGGATTGGACGACCGTGCTCGCCGCCTACAACTGCGGCGAGGGCACGGTCCTCCGCGAGATTCGGCGCCAGAGGATCAACTATCTCGACGACTTCTGGGATCTATACGGGAGGCTGCCGCGGGAGACCGCCCGTTACGTGCCCAGGTATCTCGCCGTCCTCCACATCATAGCGGATCCTGAGCGGTACGGCTTCGTACTGGACGGCCCGGATCCGCCCATGGCTTTTGAAGAGGTGAGAATAGCCAAGAGGGTGAGACTGAGGGATGTGGCGCGTCAGATAGGAGTTCCGGAAGCCATGCTGGTTGAGCTCAACCCGGAGCTTCGATACAAGGTTACCCCGAAAGGCTACAGTCTCAGGGTACCCTCGGGCAAGGGACGACTCCTCCTGGCGAGGCTCGAAAAGATCCCGGTCTACGTTCCTCCCAAGAGGCGGTATGTATACCACCGAGTCAGACGAGGTGAGACCCTCTCCCACATCGCCAGGAGATACCACACCTCGATACGCTCCATTGCCAAGGCCAACGGAATCGTCCAGAGGAACTTCATTCGGGTGGGCCAGAAGCTCAAGATTCCCGTGAGGTAG
- a CDS encoding radical SAM protein — translation MFEFEQGPIRPPSEARSLLIRATRNCPWNRCEFCHTYKGRKFQIRPVPEIKKDIERAREIADEIREISWRHGCGGEITDEVVRIVYGDYSRYGESHRSVAAWLYFGGSQAFIQDANSLIMKTEDLADVLAFLKQEFPSITRITTYARSKTLASKTVEELTALRKAGLSRIHVGLETGHDPLLAYIRKGVTAAEHVEAGRKVVESGISLCEYVMPGLGGKRWSTEHAVATATTLNRINPQFIRLRTLCVSSDMPLYRKVESGEMELLEEDDVVREIRLFVERLEGIRSCLVSDHILNLLEEVEGRLPEDKEKMIALIDRYLSLPARDRLAFKVGRRAGLYRRLDDLRDSERRLRVEEIIGRLDQRGEGKAEESLRALMNRFI, via the coding sequence ATGTTTGAATTCGAACAGGGACCGATACGACCGCCGAGCGAGGCCCGTAGCCTGCTGATTCGAGCGACCCGGAACTGCCCGTGGAACCGCTGCGAATTCTGCCACACTTACAAGGGCCGGAAATTCCAGATCCGTCCTGTACCCGAAATCAAGAAGGATATCGAGAGGGCCAGGGAGATCGCCGACGAGATCCGCGAGATCTCCTGGCGTCACGGTTGCGGCGGCGAGATCACCGACGAGGTTGTAAGAATCGTCTACGGGGACTACTCCAGGTACGGCGAGAGCCATCGATCCGTGGCAGCATGGCTCTACTTCGGGGGAAGCCAGGCCTTTATCCAGGATGCAAACAGCCTGATCATGAAAACCGAAGATCTCGCCGACGTCCTGGCCTTCCTGAAACAGGAGTTCCCCTCCATCACGCGCATCACCACCTATGCCCGCTCCAAGACGCTGGCCTCCAAGACCGTGGAAGAACTGACGGCCCTCCGCAAAGCCGGTTTGTCCAGGATCCACGTGGGCCTTGAAACGGGCCACGATCCGCTGCTTGCCTACATACGAAAAGGCGTTACCGCCGCCGAGCACGTGGAGGCGGGCAGGAAAGTCGTGGAATCGGGGATCTCTCTGTGTGAGTATGTGATGCCGGGTCTCGGCGGAAAGAGATGGAGCACGGAACACGCGGTCGCGACGGCCACGACCCTCAACCGGATCAACCCGCAATTCATCCGGCTCCGCACTCTCTGCGTAAGCAGCGATATGCCTCTCTACCGGAAGGTCGAATCAGGCGAGATGGAACTGCTGGAAGAGGACGATGTGGTGCGGGAGATCCGCCTTTTTGTCGAGCGACTCGAGGGGATCCGGAGCTGCCTCGTGAGCGACCACATCCTCAACCTCCTCGAAGAGGTCGAGGGCAGGCTGCCGGAAGACAAGGAGAAGATGATCGCCCTCATCGACCGTTACCTCTCGCTGCCGGCACGAGATCGGTTGGCCTTCAAGGTAGGCCGGCGGGCAGGTCTCTATCGGCGTCTCGACGACCTCCGGGACAGCGAGAGGCGTCTCAGGGTGGAAGAGATCATCGGCCGCCTGGACCAGAGGGGAGAAGGAAAGGCGGAAGAGAGCCTCAGAGCGCTGATGAACCGTTTCATCTAG
- a CDS encoding ABC transporter permease → MCLFVFVAVGAPHLIRYDPTEYQYVDNRLARSQPPSTRFWLGTTYYGYDVYSQLIMGSRAALIVGVTAALFITFIGTNIGLISGYFGGRLDSVLMRLTDVTFGIPFLPFAILLIALTEPSIWNIILTISILFWRTTARVIRSQVLSLKERPFVQAARVAGASNIRIMYVHILPNVLPISFLYIALGIAWATIAEASLSFLGFGDPRMISWGTMLYGAFQTGSVRGSWWVVVPPGMAITIFVVSAFMVGFAYEHKINPRLRERK, encoded by the coding sequence ATGTGCCTGTTTGTCTTCGTGGCCGTGGGCGCCCCTCACCTGATCCGGTACGATCCCACCGAATACCAATACGTGGACAACCGGCTTGCCCGTTCGCAGCCGCCTTCAACCAGATTCTGGCTCGGCACCACCTATTACGGTTATGACGTCTACAGCCAGTTGATAATGGGCTCCCGGGCCGCACTCATAGTCGGCGTGACGGCTGCTCTGTTCATCACCTTTATCGGCACCAACATAGGGCTGATTTCAGGATATTTCGGCGGGCGGCTCGACAGTGTGTTGATGCGTCTCACCGACGTCACTTTCGGCATTCCATTCCTGCCCTTCGCCATTCTCCTGATCGCCCTGACCGAACCCTCAATCTGGAACATCATCCTCACGATTTCCATACTCTTCTGGAGAACAACCGCGCGAGTCATCCGTTCGCAGGTCCTGAGTCTCAAGGAGAGGCCGTTCGTGCAGGCAGCCCGCGTCGCGGGTGCAAGCAACATCCGAATCATGTATGTGCACATCCTGCCCAACGTCCTTCCCATCTCGTTCCTCTACATCGCCCTCGGCATCGCCTGGGCCACTATCGCGGAAGCCAGCCTGAGCTTTCTCGGATTCGGCGACCCCAGGATGATCAGCTGGGGGACGATGCTTTACGGCGCTTTTCAGACGGGTTCGGTCCGCGGGAGTTGGTGGGTCGTCGTACCCCCTGGGATGGCCATCACCATCTTCGTCGTCTCTGCCTTCATGGTGGGGTTCGCCTATGAACACAAGATAAATCCTCGCCTGAGAGAGAGGAAGTAG
- a CDS encoding ABC transporter ATP-binding protein, producing the protein MTERLNRNSQPLLDVRDLSVSYRLGQGKKIHAVDRVSFTLEQGERIGLVGESGSGKSTIAKAILRLLPENARTTHGNILFRGRDLLRLSETELNEVRWLEISLVTQSAMNALNPVARISEQFLETFAAHGMPHKQKVMLEAEQLFDLVGLSKRRIHEYPHQFSGGMRQRVIIAMAVALNPKLIIADEPTTALDVIMQAQIINLLRSLSEAKKISLVLITHDISLVAEICEKVGVMYAGRLMEFGPIEMVFDHPFHPYTMGLKGALPSISDLDKELVSIPGSPPELTRPLDCCGFAPRCPFAVEACYKTVPDTVEVEPGHLCACLRMDHAEEFRLRIKEILLAETAKRQAAQELHDRTGRC; encoded by the coding sequence ATGACGGAGCGGTTGAACCGCAACTCGCAGCCCCTGCTGGACGTCCGGGACTTGAGCGTGTCCTATCGGCTCGGCCAAGGCAAGAAGATCCACGCAGTCGACCGGGTCTCTTTCACACTGGAGCAGGGTGAGAGGATAGGCCTGGTCGGCGAGTCCGGTTCCGGCAAGAGCACCATCGCCAAGGCCATATTGAGATTGCTGCCGGAAAATGCGCGGACTACCCATGGAAACATACTCTTTCGGGGACGCGACCTGCTCCGCCTGAGTGAGACCGAATTGAACGAGGTGAGGTGGCTTGAGATCTCCCTGGTGACCCAAAGCGCCATGAACGCCCTCAATCCCGTTGCCCGCATCTCCGAACAGTTTCTGGAAACCTTCGCGGCCCACGGGATGCCGCACAAACAGAAGGTCATGCTGGAGGCTGAACAGCTCTTCGACTTGGTGGGCCTTAGCAAGAGGCGGATTCACGAGTACCCCCATCAATTCAGCGGCGGCATGCGGCAGCGGGTCATTATCGCCATGGCCGTTGCCCTCAACCCGAAGTTGATCATCGCCGACGAACCCACGACGGCCCTCGACGTGATAATGCAGGCCCAGATCATAAATCTCCTACGCTCCTTGTCGGAAGCGAAGAAGATCTCCCTCGTCTTGATCACCCACGACATATCTCTGGTGGCCGAGATTTGCGAGAAAGTCGGGGTGATGTATGCCGGGAGGCTCATGGAGTTCGGGCCGATTGAGATGGTCTTTGATCACCCATTTCATCCCTACACCATGGGGTTGAAAGGAGCGCTCCCGAGCATTTCCGACCTGGATAAGGAGCTTGTTTCCATACCGGGGAGCCCGCCCGAGTTGACGAGGCCTCTCGATTGTTGCGGGTTTGCACCGAGATGTCCATTCGCTGTGGAAGCATGCTACAAAACCGTTCCGGACACCGTGGAGGTGGAACCAGGGCATCTGTGTGCCTGCCTCCGAATGGACCATGCAGAAGAGTTCCGCCTCAGGATCAAAGAGATCCTGCTGGCAGAAACCGCGAAGAGACAGGCGGCCCAGGAGCTCCATGATAGAACTGGTCGATGTTAA
- a CDS encoding ABC transporter ATP-binding protein — MQKSSASGSKRSCWQKPRRDRRPRSSMIELVDVKKHFPVRKSLLDAMASLFTRGREERYVRAVNSISFSIERGEVFGLAGESGCGKTTTGMLLLGLYSCTDGKIIFEGRDLRELKGAELKDFRKRAQLIFQDPFESMNPRFTVRRTIDEPLRIHNLGSRKERFDRIVRAMERARLTPIESFIDKYPHELSGGERQRVCIARAIVLEPTLLVADEAVSMLDVSIRASILNLLRDLTEELQMAMLYISHDVALLGSLCKKVAVMYAGEIIEMGKPRDVISEPLHPYTKALIAAVPVPDFSRVRHTSGIISGEPPDLTRVIRGCAFQTRCPARTELCSREKPRLRDTGSGHLVACPFAGKG; from the coding sequence ATGCAGAAGAGTTCCGCCTCAGGATCAAAGAGATCCTGCTGGCAGAAACCGCGAAGAGACAGGCGGCCCAGGAGCTCCATGATAGAACTGGTCGATGTTAAGAAGCACTTTCCGGTGCGAAAATCGCTGCTCGACGCGATGGCGTCTCTCTTCACCCGCGGCCGGGAGGAGAGATACGTAAGGGCCGTCAACTCCATCTCCTTCTCCATAGAAAGGGGAGAGGTATTCGGCCTGGCGGGTGAGAGCGGCTGCGGCAAGACGACTACCGGTATGCTTTTGCTCGGCCTTTACTCCTGCACGGACGGGAAAATCATCTTCGAAGGCAGAGACCTCAGAGAACTCAAAGGAGCAGAGCTGAAAGACTTCAGGAAGAGGGCACAGTTGATTTTCCAGGATCCCTTCGAATCCATGAACCCGCGGTTCACCGTCCGCCGCACAATCGACGAGCCGTTGAGGATCCACAACCTGGGCTCCAGGAAAGAGAGGTTCGACCGCATAGTGCGGGCCATGGAAAGGGCCCGGCTTACCCCCATCGAATCGTTCATCGACAAGTACCCCCACGAGTTGAGCGGTGGCGAGAGACAGCGTGTCTGCATCGCCCGTGCGATAGTGCTGGAGCCGACCCTGCTGGTCGCCGATGAAGCTGTATCCATGTTGGACGTGTCGATACGCGCAAGCATACTGAACCTGCTCAGGGATTTGACGGAAGAGCTCCAGATGGCCATGCTCTATATTTCACACGATGTGGCTCTGCTCGGAAGCCTGTGCAAGAAAGTGGCAGTGATGTATGCCGGTGAGATCATCGAGATGGGTAAGCCGAGAGACGTGATATCCGAGCCTCTCCATCCTTACACCAAAGCTCTTATTGCTGCTGTCCCGGTGCCGGATTTTTCCCGGGTGCGTCACACCTCCGGTATCATTTCAGGGGAGCCGCCCGACCTCACACGAGTGATCCGAGGCTGTGCATTCCAAACGAGATGTCCGGCCAGGACCGAACTGTGCAGCAGGGAAAAACCCCGCCTCAGGGACACGGGGAGCGGACACCTGGTTGCGTGTCCGTTCGCCGGGAAAGGGTGA
- a CDS encoding ABC transporter permease produces the protein MILQGRYVVSRVLQTILTLLVVLTLMFFLFRLVPGDPTAMYVSGRLAPEEIEAIREAWGLNDPIYIQYFRYVGNLLKGNLGRSFFYRDDVVAIITPRIFNTLILMGPAMLATVVLGIMAGSYLGWKHGSKTEKAGVIFSLLARSFPVFVSGVFAMMFLSFYLDLFPLGGMRTVEAKGLTWWQEFLDVAHHMALPFVVTILYNVGDVLMIARTSIIELIGEEFLSFARARGLSPSKIRRIAVRNAIIPVLTYSTIMIGFAFGGQVLVEVVFSWPGVGRLMVDSVTRHDYPVAQATFFLMAMVVIVLNLVMDLIYVYLDPRIASEDSTRR, from the coding sequence GTGATCTTGCAGGGAAGGTACGTTGTCAGCAGGGTCTTGCAGACCATCCTGACCTTGCTGGTCGTCTTGACTCTGATGTTCTTCCTGTTTCGGCTGGTACCGGGTGATCCGACCGCCATGTACGTGAGCGGCCGGTTGGCACCGGAAGAAATCGAGGCCATAAGGGAAGCCTGGGGGCTCAACGATCCCATCTACATTCAGTATTTCCGATACGTCGGCAATCTGCTGAAAGGCAATCTGGGCAGATCGTTCTTCTACCGGGACGATGTGGTCGCCATCATAACCCCCCGGATCTTCAACACACTGATCCTCATGGGGCCGGCCATGCTGGCTACCGTGGTCCTCGGGATAATGGCAGGGTCCTATCTCGGGTGGAAACACGGCTCGAAGACGGAAAAAGCAGGGGTCATCTTCTCCCTGCTGGCGCGGTCTTTCCCGGTTTTTGTGAGCGGCGTCTTTGCCATGATGTTCTTATCCTTTTACCTCGATCTTTTCCCTCTCGGGGGGATGAGGACCGTCGAAGCCAAGGGACTGACGTGGTGGCAAGAATTCCTCGATGTAGCCCACCACATGGCCCTCCCTTTCGTGGTGACAATCCTCTACAACGTCGGTGACGTGTTGATGATAGCCAGGACGAGCATCATAGAACTCATCGGCGAAGAATTCCTGAGCTTTGCCAGGGCGAGAGGGCTCTCGCCCTCCAAGATCAGGCGCATAGCGGTCCGCAACGCAATCATTCCGGTCCTCACCTATTCCACGATCATGATAGGGTTTGCTTTCGGAGGCCAGGTGTTGGTGGAGGTGGTCTTCTCCTGGCCCGGAGTCGGCCGCCTCATGGTCGACTCCGTCACGCGGCACGACTATCCGGTCGCCCAGGCCACTTTCTTTCTCATGGCCATGGTGGTCATCGTGCTGAACCTCGTCATGGATTTGATCTACGTCTACCTCGATCCGAGAATCGCGTCCGAGGACTCAACCAGGCGATGA